The Nonlabens spongiae genome contains a region encoding:
- a CDS encoding dimethylarginine dimethylaminohydrolase family protein gives MNKINVHVNDETSRLRSVILGTAASNGPTPSLEDAYDPKSKLHIKQGTYPQIVDMVEEMTAVAAVFEKYDVQVFRPKTIEDCNQIFTRDIGFVIDNKFVKSNILPDRENEIDAIQYVIDQIDPQNVIRPPEEVHIEGGDVMLYGDHIFVGTYRGADYADYIIARTNPEAIEWLEKTFPQKKVVSFNLRKDNEDPYSNALHLDCCFQPVGKDKCIIHKNGFLQEEEYHYLVDFFGKENCFEITKEEMFHMNSNIFSIAPDVVISERNFTRLNTWLRSHGITVEEVPYAEIAKQEGLLRCSTLPLIRD, from the coding sequence ATGAATAAAATCAATGTTCACGTAAACGATGAGACCTCACGTTTACGTAGCGTTATTCTAGGTACGGCGGCCAGTAATGGGCCCACACCATCGCTAGAAGATGCTTATGATCCTAAAAGTAAATTACACATTAAACAGGGAACTTATCCGCAGATTGTGGATATGGTAGAAGAAATGACTGCTGTCGCTGCCGTGTTTGAAAAATATGACGTTCAGGTTTTTAGACCAAAAACCATAGAAGATTGTAATCAAATTTTCACGCGCGATATAGGTTTTGTAATTGACAATAAGTTCGTTAAATCTAATATTCTTCCCGATCGGGAGAATGAGATTGATGCCATTCAATACGTTATAGACCAGATTGATCCTCAAAATGTAATCAGGCCTCCAGAGGAAGTGCACATTGAAGGTGGGGACGTCATGCTTTATGGTGATCATATTTTTGTAGGTACCTATCGTGGAGCTGATTATGCAGACTACATTATCGCAAGGACTAATCCGGAGGCTATTGAATGGCTTGAAAAAACTTTTCCACAGAAGAAAGTAGTTTCATTCAATTTGAGAAAAGATAATGAAGATCCCTATAGTAATGCCTTGCATTTAGATTGTTGTTTCCAGCCTGTTGGTAAGGATAAATGCATTATTCACAAAAATGGATTTTTGCAGGAGGAGGAATATCATTATCTGGTAGATTTTTTTGGCAAGGAGAATTGTTTTGAGATTACAAAGGAAGAAATGTTTCACATGAATTCTAACATTTTCTCCATTGCTCCAGATGTGGTCATCAGCGAGCGTAATTTCACTAGACTCAACACATGGTTGCGCTCCCACGGCATAACCGTTGAGGAAGTACCTTATGCAGAGATTGCAAAACAAGAAGGACTGCTGCGCTGTTCCACCTTACCTTTGATAAGAGATTGA
- a CDS encoding citrate synthase, protein MADKATLEFDGKKYEFPIITGTEDEKGIDIKALRGVTGGLVTLDPGYKNTGSCTSAITFLNGEEGILRYRGYSIEDLADKADFLEVAYLLIFGELPTESQLNKFHSDIKENSHVDEDVKKILDGFPKSAHPMGVLSSLTSALIAFNPSSVNIENEDDMYNAIVKIMGKFPVLVAWALRKRTGQPLDYGDDNLGYVENILQMMFKKTNKNYDINPVVVNALDKLLILHADHEQNCSTSTVRIVGSSHAGLYASLSAGINALWGPLHGGANQAVLEMLEAIKEDGGDTKKYMAKAKDKEDPFRLMGFGHRVYKNFDPRARIIKKAADEVLGDLGVEDPILDIAKGLEKEALEDSYFVDRKLYPNVDFYSGIIYRAMGIPVEMFTVMFALGRLPGWIAQWKEMRENKEPIGRPRQIYTGENHRAFKEVSER, encoded by the coding sequence ATGGCAGATAAGGCAACTTTAGAGTTCGATGGGAAGAAGTATGAATTTCCTATTATAACTGGAACAGAAGATGAAAAAGGAATAGATATCAAGGCTTTGCGCGGTGTAACGGGCGGTCTCGTGACTCTAGATCCAGGTTATAAAAATACTGGTAGCTGTACAAGTGCGATCACTTTTTTGAATGGAGAAGAAGGGATCTTGCGCTACCGTGGATATTCTATTGAAGATCTTGCAGATAAAGCAGATTTTCTTGAAGTTGCATATTTATTGATTTTTGGAGAGTTGCCTACGGAATCTCAACTGAATAAATTCCATTCAGACATTAAAGAAAATTCTCATGTCGATGAGGATGTGAAGAAAATTTTGGACGGTTTCCCAAAATCTGCCCATCCTATGGGAGTGCTTTCTTCACTGACTAGTGCTCTAATCGCATTCAATCCTTCATCTGTAAATATCGAGAATGAAGATGATATGTATAACGCAATCGTTAAGATCATGGGTAAATTCCCAGTTCTTGTAGCATGGGCGTTGAGAAAACGAACAGGTCAGCCGCTTGATTATGGAGACGACAATCTAGGTTATGTGGAGAACATTTTGCAAATGATGTTCAAAAAGACTAACAAAAATTACGACATCAACCCGGTTGTCGTAAATGCATTAGATAAACTATTAATTCTCCATGCAGACCATGAGCAAAACTGTTCTACCAGTACTGTGCGCATTGTAGGATCTTCTCATGCAGGTCTATATGCAAGTTTAAGTGCTGGAATTAACGCCTTGTGGGGGCCATTGCATGGTGGTGCTAATCAAGCGGTACTGGAAATGCTTGAGGCCATCAAAGAAGATGGTGGTGACACTAAGAAATATATGGCCAAAGCCAAGGATAAAGAGGATCCTTTCCGTTTGATGGGCTTCGGTCACAGAGTGTATAAAAACTTTGACCCACGAGCAAGAATCATCAAAAAAGCTGCTGATGAAGTTTTAGGTGACCTAGGTGTAGAAGATCCTATCCTAGATATTGCTAAAGGTCTCGAGAAAGAAGCGCTAGAAGATTCCTATTTTGTAGATCGCAAATTGTATCCTAACGTAGACTTTTACTCAGGTATTATTTACCGTGCCATGGGAATCCCAGTAGAGATGTTTACAGTAATGTTTGCATTGGGTCGTCTGCCAGGATGGATCGCACAATGGAAAGAAATGCGCGAGAATAAAGAACCTATAGGTAGACCTAGACAAATCTATACAGGAGAAAATCACAGAGCATTTAAAGAAGTTTCTGAGCGATAG
- the eno gene encoding phosphopyruvate hydratase has product MSTIIEVHARQIFDSRGNPTVEVDVLTSNGVMGRAAVPSGASTGEHEAVELRDGGDSYMGKGVTKAVANVNETIAEELLGVSVFEQAFIDNKMIELDGTSNKAKLGANAILGVSLACAKAAAAELGQPLYKYIGGMSASTLPVPMMNIINGGSHSDAPIAFQEFMVMPVEAESFSHALQMGTEIFHHLKKALHDRGLSTAVGDEGGFAPALDGTEDALDTILLATKNAGYNPGKDVMIALDCAAAEFYVDGKYDYTKFEGDKGQVRSSQEQAQYLADLVEKYPIISIEDGMDENDWEGWKQLTDLAGDKVQLVGDDLFVTNVERLSKGIDNDIANSILIKVNQIGTLTETIAAVNMAHKAGYTSVMSHRSGETEDNTIADLAVALTTGQIKTGSASRSDRMAKYNQLLRIEEELAENAFYPGRKAFQF; this is encoded by the coding sequence ATGAGTACGATTATAGAAGTACATGCTAGACAAATTTTTGATAGCCGTGGAAATCCTACGGTAGAGGTAGATGTTTTGACTTCAAATGGAGTAATGGGACGTGCAGCTGTGCCATCAGGAGCCTCTACCGGTGAGCATGAAGCGGTTGAATTGCGTGATGGAGGTGATTCTTATATGGGTAAAGGAGTGACTAAAGCGGTCGCAAACGTAAATGAAACCATCGCTGAGGAACTTCTGGGCGTATCGGTATTTGAGCAGGCGTTTATCGACAATAAAATGATCGAGCTTGACGGTACTTCCAATAAGGCAAAATTAGGAGCAAACGCAATCTTGGGAGTTTCTCTTGCTTGCGCAAAAGCTGCTGCTGCAGAACTGGGTCAACCACTTTACAAATACATCGGTGGGATGAGTGCTTCAACACTACCTGTTCCCATGATGAACATTATAAATGGTGGATCACATTCAGATGCACCCATCGCATTTCAAGAATTTATGGTCATGCCGGTAGAAGCTGAAAGTTTCTCACATGCATTGCAAATGGGGACAGAGATTTTCCACCATCTCAAAAAAGCATTGCATGATCGAGGTTTGAGCACTGCAGTAGGTGATGAGGGTGGTTTTGCTCCTGCCCTTGATGGTACTGAAGATGCTTTGGACACAATTTTATTAGCTACTAAAAATGCAGGTTACAATCCTGGAAAGGATGTGATGATAGCGCTAGATTGTGCAGCTGCAGAGTTTTATGTAGATGGTAAGTATGATTATACAAAGTTTGAAGGGGACAAAGGACAAGTAAGATCTTCTCAAGAACAAGCGCAATACCTTGCTGATCTAGTTGAGAAATACCCCATCATTTCTATTGAAGACGGTATGGATGAAAACGACTGGGAAGGTTGGAAACAGCTTACTGATCTTGCCGGTGATAAAGTCCAGCTAGTAGGAGATGACTTATTTGTGACAAATGTAGAGCGCCTGAGTAAAGGAATCGATAACGATATTGCAAACAGTATCTTGATCAAGGTGAACCAGATCGGTACACTTACGGAGACCATCGCAGCGGTAAATATGGCACATAAAGCTGGCTATACATCTGTGATGTCGCACCGTAGTGGAGAAACTGAAGACAACACGATTGCTGATCTAGCCGTAGCTTTAACTACGGGACAGATCAAGACTGGTTCTGCATCTAGATCAGATCGTATGGCAAAATATAATCAGTTACTGCGCATAGAAGAGGAACTAGCTGAAAATGCCTTCTATCCGGGTAGAAAGGCGTTTCAATTTTAG
- the carA gene encoding glutamine-hydrolyzing carbamoyl-phosphate synthase small subunit — MAYIDKKAAVVILNDGATFYGKAVGLGGTATGEICFNTGTTGYQEIFTDPSYFGQIMVTTNAHIGNYGTSIEESESSGVTISALVCKNFSETFSRSLADEDLLSYLSKNNLVIITDVDTRALVAYIRENGAQNAIVSTQVNDLPALHQQLKDVPSMKGLELASQVSCKEPYFFGDPSAKYKVAALDLGIKTNILKNLAKRDVYIKVFPYNTSFEEMKMFEPDGYFISNGPGDPQPLTDAILTAQNIIAAREPLFGICLGHQVIALAQGISTYKMHNGHRGINHPIKNILTGKGEITSQNHGFAINREEAEKTENVEVTHYHLNDDTVAGIKLKNAPCFSVQYHPEAGPGPNDATYLFDDFISLINNPKN, encoded by the coding sequence ATGGCATATATAGATAAAAAAGCCGCGGTTGTCATCCTAAATGATGGAGCCACGTTTTATGGAAAGGCAGTTGGGTTAGGGGGTACCGCTACTGGAGAAATTTGTTTCAACACCGGTACAACGGGATATCAAGAAATCTTTACCGATCCCTCCTATTTTGGGCAGATTATGGTTACTACAAATGCTCACATCGGTAATTACGGGACTTCAATCGAAGAAAGTGAATCGTCAGGTGTTACGATTTCCGCATTGGTCTGCAAAAATTTTTCTGAAACCTTTAGCCGTTCACTAGCTGATGAAGATTTACTGAGTTACTTATCTAAAAATAATTTGGTAATTATAACTGACGTTGACACGAGAGCTTTAGTTGCTTACATACGCGAGAATGGTGCTCAGAATGCTATTGTTTCTACTCAAGTCAATGACCTTCCAGCTTTGCATCAACAATTGAAGGATGTTCCAAGTATGAAGGGGTTAGAGCTTGCTTCACAAGTGAGTTGTAAAGAGCCTTATTTTTTTGGAGATCCATCGGCCAAATATAAAGTGGCAGCTTTGGATCTTGGTATTAAAACCAATATTCTTAAAAACCTTGCAAAACGTGATGTGTACATCAAAGTCTTTCCGTACAATACAAGTTTTGAAGAGATGAAGATGTTTGAGCCAGATGGATATTTTATTTCAAATGGACCAGGTGATCCACAACCTTTGACTGATGCTATTTTGACAGCTCAAAATATTATCGCTGCTCGAGAACCTCTGTTTGGGATTTGTTTAGGGCATCAAGTTATTGCCTTAGCTCAAGGAATTTCAACGTATAAGATGCACAATGGGCACCGTGGCATCAACCATCCCATTAAAAATATCTTAACCGGGAAGGGTGAGATTACATCACAAAATCATGGTTTTGCAATTAACCGTGAGGAGGCAGAGAAAACCGAAAATGTAGAGGTAACTCACTACCACTTAAATGATGATACCGTTGCTGGAATCAAGTTGAAAAATGCTCCTTGTTTCTCAGTGCAATACCATCCAGAGGCAGGTCCTGGGCCTAATGATGCCACATATTTATTTGACGATTTTATTTCACTAATTAACAATCCAAAGAACTAA
- the rplQ gene encoding 50S ribosomal protein L17 translates to MRHGKKVNHLSRKTAHRKAMLSNMACSLIEHKRINTTVAKAKALKQYVEPLITKSKEDTTHNRRLTFAKLRSKEAVTTLFREVSAKVADRPGGYTRIIKLGNRLGDNADMAMIELVDFNELYSVGEKKKSGSTRRSRRSRSKKAAQTNTENTNEEE, encoded by the coding sequence ATGAGACACGGAAAGAAGGTAAATCATTTAAGTAGAAAGACGGCTCACCGCAAGGCCATGTTGTCAAATATGGCTTGTTCTCTTATCGAGCATAAGCGAATCAATACTACCGTAGCAAAGGCAAAAGCTCTTAAACAATATGTAGAGCCACTTATTACTAAGTCAAAGGAAGATACTACACACAATCGTAGATTAACTTTTGCTAAACTTAGAAGTAAAGAGGCTGTGACAACCTTGTTTAGAGAAGTATCTGCAAAAGTTGCTGATCGTCCTGGTGGTTATACTCGTATTATTAAATTGGGTAATAGACTTGGTGATAATGCTGATATGGCTATGATTGAGTTGGTAGACTTTAACGAGCTATACAGCGTGGGTGAGAAGAAAAAATCTGGATCAACACGTAGAAGCAGACGTAGTCGTTCTAAAAAGGCAGCACAGACAAATACTGAAAACACAAATGAAGAAGAATAA
- a CDS encoding DNA-directed RNA polymerase subunit alpha: MAILNFQKPDKVIMIDSTDFEGKFEFRPLEPGYGLTVGNALRRVLLSSLEGFAITSIRIEGVDHEFTTIEGVVEDVTEIILNFKQVRFRRQIDEVDSEVVNVSFSGKDQFTAGDLQRYISGFQVLNPDMVICNTEKSVNLNLELTIEKGRGYVPAEENKNPSAALGTIAIDSIFTPIKNVKYSIENYRVEQKTDYEKLVFEIITDGSIHPKQALTEAAKTLIHHFMLFSDERITLEADEIAQTETYDEESLHMRQLLKTKLVDMELSVRALNCLKAAEVETLGDLVSFNKNDLMKFRNFGKKSLTELEELVNVKGLNFGMDLSKYKLDRD; this comes from the coding sequence ATGGCAATATTAAATTTTCAGAAGCCGGATAAGGTGATCATGATTGATTCAACCGATTTTGAAGGCAAATTCGAATTTAGACCCCTTGAACCAGGCTATGGACTTACTGTTGGTAATGCACTTAGAAGGGTCTTACTTTCTTCGTTAGAAGGTTTCGCAATTACTTCAATCAGAATTGAAGGTGTGGATCATGAGTTCACCACTATCGAAGGTGTCGTTGAAGATGTAACTGAAATCATTCTTAATTTTAAGCAAGTTCGTTTTAGGAGACAGATTGATGAAGTTGACAGTGAAGTAGTAAATGTTTCTTTCTCTGGTAAGGATCAGTTTACTGCTGGTGATCTACAAAGATACATCTCTGGTTTTCAAGTTTTGAATCCAGACATGGTGATTTGCAATACTGAAAAAAGCGTTAACCTTAATCTTGAATTGACTATAGAGAAAGGGAGGGGCTATGTACCGGCAGAGGAGAATAAGAATCCTAGTGCAGCGCTCGGTACTATTGCAATTGACAGCATCTTTACACCTATCAAGAATGTAAAGTACAGCATAGAAAACTACCGTGTCGAGCAGAAAACTGATTATGAAAAATTGGTTTTTGAAATCATAACTGATGGTAGTATTCATCCAAAGCAAGCTTTAACCGAAGCGGCTAAAACCTTAATCCATCACTTCATGTTGTTCTCTGATGAGAGAATAACTCTTGAGGCTGATGAGATTGCTCAGACTGAAACATACGATGAAGAAAGCCTTCACATGAGACAATTGCTTAAAACTAAGCTTGTCGATATGGAACTTTCTGTAAGAGCATTGAATTGTCTTAAAGCTGCTGAAGTAGAAACTTTGGGAGATCTAGTTTCTTTCAATAAAAATGATCTTATGAAGTTCAGAAACTTCGGTAAAAAGTCATTGACTGAGTTGGAGGAATTGGTAAACGTTAAAGGTCTTAATTTCGGAATGGATCTTTCAAAATATAAATTAGACCGTGACTAG
- the rpsD gene encoding 30S ribosomal protein S4 produces MARYRGPKAKIARRFREPIFGPSKALEKKNYPPGMHGNARRRGKESEYAVQLKEKQKAKYTYGILERQFRLMFEKAVRSTGITGEVLLGLCESRLDNVVYRMGLARTRRGARQLVSHRHITVNGELVNIPSYQLKPGDEVSVREKSKSLTAIDDALSSNDKVYDYITFNKASMSGTFVSVPERIQIPENIKEQLIVELYSK; encoded by the coding sequence ATGGCTAGATATAGAGGTCCTAAGGCAAAAATAGCTCGTAGATTTAGAGAGCCTATTTTTGGCCCTAGTAAAGCGCTGGAGAAGAAAAATTATCCTCCAGGAATGCACGGTAACGCCCGTCGCCGTGGAAAAGAGTCTGAATATGCTGTTCAGCTCAAAGAGAAACAAAAGGCAAAATATACTTATGGTATTCTTGAGCGTCAATTTAGATTGATGTTTGAAAAAGCTGTAAGAAGTACTGGAATTACTGGTGAAGTTCTTCTAGGTCTTTGTGAATCACGTTTGGACAATGTGGTTTATCGCATGGGATTAGCTCGTACTCGACGCGGAGCACGTCAACTAGTTTCTCACCGTCACATTACTGTTAATGGTGAGTTAGTAAATATCCCATCTTATCAATTGAAACCTGGTGATGAAGTGTCTGTAAGGGAAAAGTCGAAGTCACTTACTGCGATTGATGATGCACTTAGTTCTAACGATAAGGTTTATGACTATATAACTTTCAACAAAGCTTCCATGTCTGGAACTTTTGTTTCAGTTCCTGAGAGAATTCAGATTCCTGAAAATATTAAGGAGCAGTTGATCGTAGAATTGTACTCTAAATAA
- the rpsK gene encoding 30S ribosomal protein S11, with protein MAKSKTVAKKRKVIVDSTGEAHISSSFNNILISLTNKKGEVISWSSAGKMGFRGSKKNTPYAAQLAAEDCSKVAHEAGLRKVKAYVKGPGNGRESAIRTIHNSGIEVTEIIDVTPLPHNGCRPPKRRRV; from the coding sequence ATGGCAAAGTCTAAAACAGTTGCTAAGAAGCGTAAGGTTATAGTTGACAGTACTGGAGAGGCACACATTTCATCTTCATTCAATAATATCCTTATTTCTTTAACTAACAAAAAGGGAGAAGTAATTTCATGGTCGTCTGCAGGAAAGATGGGTTTCAGGGGGTCTAAAAAGAATACTCCTTATGCAGCGCAACTTGCTGCTGAGGATTGTTCAAAAGTTGCACATGAAGCAGGTCTACGTAAAGTTAAGGCTTACGTTAAGGGTCCAGGTAACGGTCGTGAAAGTGCTATAAGAACTATTCATAACTCAGGCATCGAAGTGACTGAGATTATAGATGTTACCCCTTTACCACACAATGGGTGTCGTCCACCTAAACGAAGAAGAGTATAA
- the rpsM gene encoding 30S ribosomal protein S13 — protein sequence MARIAGVDIPKNKRGEIALTYIYGVGRSRAKEVLESTGVGVDKKVNEWNDDEIGKIRNAIGEFTIEGELRSETQMNIKRLMDIGCYRGIRHRSGLPLRGQRTKNNSRTRKGKRKTVANKKKATK from the coding sequence ATGGCTAGAATTGCAGGGGTAGATATACCAAAAAACAAGAGAGGCGAGATCGCCTTAACTTACATTTACGGTGTAGGTAGAAGTCGTGCTAAAGAAGTTCTAGAATCTACTGGAGTAGGTGTTGACAAGAAAGTGAATGAATGGAATGACGACGAAATAGGTAAGATCCGTAATGCTATAGGTGAGTTTACTATTGAGGGTGAATTGCGTTCTGAGACCCAAATGAATATCAAGAGGTTGATGGACATTGGTTGTTATCGAGGTATACGTCATAGATCTGGACTTCCACTCAGAGGGCAGCGTACCAAGAATAACTCACGTACCAGAAAAGGAAAACGTAAGACTGTTGCTAACAAGAAGAAAGCAACTAAATAA
- the ykgO gene encoding type B 50S ribosomal protein L36 encodes MKVRASIKKRSADCKIVRRKGRLYVINKKNPKFKQRQG; translated from the coding sequence ATGAAAGTAAGAGCGTCAATTAAAAAAAGGAGTGCTGACTGTAAGATTGTTCGTAGAAAAGGTCGTCTTTATGTCATCAACAAGAAAAACCCAAAATTTAAACAAAGACAAGGTTAA
- the infA gene encoding translation initiation factor IF-1 has translation MAKQSAIEQDGSIIEALSNAMFRVELENGHVVTAHISGKMRMHYIKLLPGDKVKLEMSPYDLTKARITYRY, from the coding sequence ATGGCGAAGCAATCAGCAATAGAACAAGATGGTTCGATCATTGAGGCTTTATCTAACGCAATGTTTAGAGTAGAGTTAGAAAATGGTCACGTGGTGACTGCGCATATTTCTGGTAAGATGCGTATGCACTATATTAAACTTTTACCAGGGGATAAAGTGAAATTAGAAATGAGTCCTTACGATTTGACTAAAGCAAGGATCACTTATAGATACTAA
- the secY gene encoding preprotein translocase subunit SecY, whose product MKLIETIKNIWKIEELKNRVIMTFSLLLVYRFGAQVVLPGIDSTQLGGFSSNFEGGGIGSILNAFTGGAFANASVFALGIMPYISASIVVQLMGIAIPYLQKLQKEGESGRRKINQITRWLTIGICLIQAPSYLLSLETLGVPRSAYMMQDNMTLFVVISTIILVTGCVFAMWLGEKITDKGIGNGISLLIMVGIIATLPQAFLQELNTQWTDGGGAFVVLIEVVIWLVIILACVMLVMATRRIPVQYARRTATGGYEKNAFGARQYIPLKLNASGVMPIIFAQAIMFVPAALGSLEQGWAKEVAALFADIFGFWYNLVFALLIIVFTYFYTAITVPTNKMADDLKRNGGFIPGIRPGTETSEYLDRIMSQITLPGSIFLALVAIFPAVVSLMGVTQAWALFYGGTSLLIMVGVAIDTMQQINSYLLNRHYDGLIKSGKNRKQQVA is encoded by the coding sequence ATGAAATTGATCGAAACCATTAAAAATATCTGGAAGATTGAGGAGCTCAAGAATAGGGTTATAATGACCTTTTCTTTACTCCTCGTTTACCGTTTTGGTGCCCAAGTAGTTCTTCCTGGAATCGATTCTACTCAGTTAGGTGGTTTTTCATCAAACTTTGAAGGAGGAGGAATAGGAAGTATTTTAAATGCATTTACAGGAGGAGCATTCGCTAATGCTTCTGTGTTTGCTTTAGGTATCATGCCTTATATTTCTGCAAGTATTGTGGTTCAATTAATGGGAATCGCGATTCCTTATTTGCAGAAATTACAAAAAGAGGGAGAGTCAGGTAGGAGAAAAATCAATCAGATTACTAGGTGGTTAACGATCGGTATTTGTTTGATTCAAGCACCTAGTTATTTACTAAGTCTTGAAACACTAGGTGTACCTAGATCCGCATACATGATGCAGGATAACATGACATTGTTTGTAGTTATAAGTACCATCATACTAGTCACCGGCTGTGTTTTTGCAATGTGGTTAGGAGAAAAAATTACTGATAAAGGAATTGGTAATGGGATTTCTTTATTAATTATGGTTGGTATCATAGCTACTCTTCCCCAAGCTTTCCTTCAGGAATTGAACACGCAGTGGACTGATGGTGGTGGAGCCTTTGTTGTTCTTATTGAGGTCGTAATTTGGTTGGTGATTATCTTGGCTTGTGTTATGTTAGTAATGGCGACCAGAAGAATCCCAGTTCAGTATGCAAGGAGAACTGCCACTGGTGGATACGAAAAGAATGCCTTCGGAGCAAGGCAATATATTCCATTGAAGCTGAATGCTTCTGGAGTTATGCCTATTATTTTTGCTCAAGCTATAATGTTTGTTCCTGCTGCCTTAGGTTCACTTGAACAAGGCTGGGCTAAAGAAGTCGCGGCTTTATTTGCTGATATTTTTGGCTTTTGGTATAATCTGGTGTTCGCACTTTTGATTATTGTCTTTACATATTTTTACACGGCTATTACAGTTCCAACTAATAAGATGGCTGATGACCTCAAAAGGAATGGTGGTTTTATCCCAGGGATCCGTCCAGGGACCGAAACTTCTGAGTATTTAGATCGTATTATGTCTCAGATAACTCTTCCTGGATCCATATTTTTGGCATTGGTAGCGATATTTCCTGCTGTTGTTTCTCTAATGGGCGTCACCCAGGCATGGGCCCTATTCTATGGTGGAACATCTCTTTTGATTATGGTAGGTGTAGCCATCGACACAATGCAACAGATTAACTCCTATTTATTGAACAGACACTATGATGGTTTGATAAAATCAGGAAAAAATAGAAAACAACAAGTAGCATAA
- the rplO gene encoding 50S ribosomal protein L15, with the protein MSLNNLKPAEGSNKKAGKIIGRGQGSGKGGTATRGHKGAKSRSGYSKKIGFEGGQMPLQRRVPKFGFTNRNRTEYQGINLATIQSYLEANRLEKDFGFEDLVNVGLVGKNDLVKILGNGEIKEAVNVTAHKFSASAAEAIKAAGGSVTTI; encoded by the coding sequence ATGAGTTTAAATAATCTAAAACCTGCTGAAGGTTCTAACAAGAAGGCCGGTAAAATAATAGGTAGAGGTCAAGGTTCGGGAAAGGGCGGTACGGCCACTCGTGGTCACAAAGGTGCTAAGTCAAGATCGGGATATTCTAAGAAAATAGGTTTTGAAGGTGGACAGATGCCACTTCAGCGACGTGTTCCTAAGTTCGGTTTCACAAATCGCAACAGAACAGAATATCAAGGGATTAATCTTGCTACTATTCAGTCTTATTTGGAGGCCAATCGTTTAGAGAAGGATTTTGGTTTTGAAGATCTAGTTAATGTTGGTCTGGTTGGAAAGAATGATCTTGTTAAGATTTTAGGTAATGGTGAGATCAAAGAGGCAGTAAATGTAACTGCCCATAAATTTTCGGCCTCTGCTGCTGAGGCTATTAAAGCTGCTGGTGGTTCAGTGACAACTATTTAA
- the rpmD gene encoding 50S ribosomal protein L30, giving the protein MAKLKVKKVKSAINRTARQKRTLEALGLHKMNQVRVHEDSPAVLGMIAKVEHLVSVEKA; this is encoded by the coding sequence ATGGCTAAGTTAAAAGTAAAAAAAGTTAAAAGTGCGATCAATCGTACCGCACGTCAAAAACGAACACTTGAAGCCTTAGGTCTTCATAAAATGAATCAAGTTCGTGTACACGAGGATAGCCCTGCTGTTCTTGGTATGATAGCTAAAGTTGAACACCTAGTCTCTGTAGAGAAGGCATAA
- the rpsE gene encoding 30S ribosomal protein S5 translates to MYQKYKNVETVKPGGLDLKDRLVGVQRVTKVTKGGRAFGFSAITVVGDENGVVGHGLGKSKEVSEAISKAVEDAKKNLVRIPLQKGTIPHEQKGKFGGARVLLMPASEGTGVIAGGAIRAVLEAVGVHDVLSKNQGSSNPHNVVKATFDALLQLRSPEAIAKERGISLQKVFNG, encoded by the coding sequence ATGTATCAAAAATATAAAAATGTAGAAACCGTAAAGCCAGGAGGTCTTGATTTGAAGGATCGTTTGGTAGGTGTACAGCGTGTAACTAAAGTAACTAAGGGTGGTCGTGCATTTGGTTTCTCTGCAATTACCGTGGTAGGTGATGAGAATGGAGTTGTCGGTCATGGTTTAGGTAAATCAAAAGAAGTTTCTGAAGCTATTTCAAAAGCTGTTGAGGATGCTAAGAAAAACCTAGTACGTATTCCATTACAAAAAGGTACTATCCCTCATGAGCAAAAAGGTAAATTTGGTGGCGCGCGAGTTCTATTGATGCCAGCTTCTGAAGGTACTGGGGTTATTGCCGGTGGAGCAATACGCGCTGTTCTGGAAGCAGTCGGTGTTCATGATGTACTAAGTAAAAATCAAGGCTCGTCTAACCCCCACAATGTGGTTAAGGCTACCTTTGATGCATTGCTACAATTGAGAAGTCCTGAGGCTATTGCTAAGGAACGAGGAATTTCTCTTCAAAAAGTTTTTAACGGTTAA